The following proteins are encoded in a genomic region of Thermoplasmatales archaeon:
- a CDS encoding BlaI/MecI/CopY family transcriptional regulator: MMKKIKEKLMNLLKHLGFEDIESAIFATLMTSDGLTAEEIANSTGYAYSTTINSLNNLNRMGYIEKVRKERKFVYFPNIDFVKIIENEINKASTMLKEIAREFGNKISYRKKFSKLAKKIEEALRYIERLGI, from the coding sequence ATGATGAAAAAAATAAAAGAAAAATTGATGAATTTACTCAAACACTTGGGTTTTGAAGATATAGAATCCGCAATATTTGCAACTCTAATGACTTCAGATGGCCTTACCGCAGAAGAAATAGCAAATTCAACTGGATATGCATATTCAACAACAATAAATTCGCTTAATAACTTGAACAGGATGGGATACATTGAAAAGGTTAGGAAAGAGAGAAAATTTGTATATTTTCCAAATATAGATTTTGTAAAAATCATAGAAAATGAAATTAATAAAGCATCCACTATGCTTAAAGAAATTGCGAGGGAATTCGGAAATAAAATTTCATACAGGAAAAAATTTTCAAAGCTTGCTAAAAAAATTGAAGAGGCATTGAGATATATTGAAAGGCTGGGAATATGA